CACGAAGCTTGCGCGCGACATTTCCCGGGCTCCCAGGCTTGCCAGGTGGGAGGTGTTCTGCTGGCAGTCGATCATCCGCACCTGGGAGCGCCGGCACAGGCACACCAGCGCCGCCAGAGCGATCTTCGAGGCGTCCGGGCGGCGGGTGAACATCGATTCGCCGAACACCGCGCGCCCGAGTCCCACGCAGTAGAGGCCTCCCGCCAGCTGGCCGTCGACCCAGGTTTCCACGCTGTGCGCATGGCCGGCCCGATGCAGCGCCATGTAGGCGTTCACCATGTCCGGGACGATCCAGGTGCCCGACTGTCCGGTGCGCGGCGATTGCGAGCAGGCCCTGATGACGGCACCGAAGTCGTGGTCGATGCGCACTTCGCAGTTGGGGGCCTGGGCAAAGCGGGCCAGGGTCTTGCGCAGCGACCGGTGGAGCCTGAACTCGGCCACCTGGAGCACCATGCGCGGGTCCG
The Variovorax sp. OAS795 genome window above contains:
- the aat gene encoding leucyl/phenylalanyl-tRNA--protein transferase translates to MQQLPWLEPGDALPDPSSAWGEADPVPGLLAAGGALDVDTLVQAYGRCVFPWFSEDQPILWWSPDPRMVLQVAEFRLHRSLRKTLARFAQAPNCEVRIDHDFGAVIRACSQSPRTGQSGTWIVPDMVNAYMALHRAGHAHSVETWVDGQLAGGLYCVGLGRAVFGESMFTRRPDASKIALAALVCLCRRSQVRMIDCQQNTSHLASLGAREMSRASFVAHVAKAREQQGPQWHFEPVYWTELLSTRPSEST